One Manihot esculenta cultivar AM560-2 chromosome 6, M.esculenta_v8, whole genome shotgun sequence DNA segment encodes these proteins:
- the LOC110617389 gene encoding photosynthetic NDH subunit of subcomplex B 4, chloroplastic isoform X1, which produces MAEAIMSFTIANPHIYNSFRSTKLDFNPSSRSLRQCSSSRFFTGWQQPESSSKSKRGSLSKVNAFPDWHLMAVLVDHMDGQRDLVTYKSIWHLSDQAIKNVYVFYIMFTCWGCLFFGSMKDPYYDSDAYRKDGGDGSGHWVYEKQEDIEESARAELWREELIEEIEQKVGGLRELEEAGRK; this is translated from the exons ATGGCTGAAGCTATCATGAGCTTTACCATAGCTAATCCACACATCTATAACTCCTTCCGATCAACAAAATTGGACTTCAACCCATCTTCAAGATCG CTTAGACAATGTTCAAGCTCCAGATTTTTTACTGGGTGGCAGCAG CCTGAATCTAGCAGCAAGAGCAAAAGAGGATCCTTAAGTAAAGTGAATGCTTTCCCAGATTGGCATCTAATGGCAGTGTTAGTAGATCACATGGATGGCCAAAGAGACCTTGTTACTTACAAATCCATATGGCATCTCAGTGATCAAGCCATAAAGAACGTTT ATGTATTTTACATTATGTTCACTTGTTGGGGATGTCTATTCTTTGGTTCAATGAAA GATCCCTACTACGATTCAGACGCGTATagaaaagatggaggagatggTAGTGGACATTGGGTGTACGAGAAG CAAGAGGACATAGAAGAATCTGCAAGAGCAGAGCTGTGGAGGGAGGAGTTGATTGAGGAAATTGAGCAAAAGGTTGGAGGATTGCGCGAATTGGAAGAAGCTGGCCGAAAATAG
- the LOC110617391 gene encoding 2-hydroxy-palmitic acid dioxygenase mpo1, protein MANKAGIFDLETHFAFYGAYHSNPVNIFIHTLFVWPIFFTSLMLFHFTPSIYDISQIGFAGNGLLLNFGFFFTLIYALFYVCLDKKAGTLAALLCFACWVGASFISVRLGYSLAWKVVLAAQLFCWTGQFLGHGVFEKRAPALLDNLAQAFLMAPFFVLLEVLQTAFRYEPYSGFHASVKAKIDAEIKEWKDHKQKKST, encoded by the exons ATGGCTAATAAGGCAGGAATATTTGATTTGGAGACCCACTTTGCCTTCTATGGAGCATATCACAGCAACCCAGTTAACATTTTCATACACACATTATTTGTGTGGCCAATCTTCTTCACTTCTCTTATGCTCTTCCACTTTACACCTTCGATATACGATATATCTCAAATTGGGTTTGCTGGTAATGGGCTATTGCTGAATTTTGGCTTCTTTTTCACTCTAATCTATGCTTTGTTTTATGTGTGCTTGGATAAGAAAGCTGGGACTCTGGCTGCTCTCCTCTGCTTTGCTTGTTGGGTTGGTGCCAGTTTCATTTCTGTGAGGCTTGGGTATTCTCTGGCTTGGAAG gTTGTGCTGGCAGCACAGTTGTTTTGTTGGACTGGACAGTTTCTAGGCCATGGGGTGTTTGAG AAACGAGCTCCTGCTCTCCTTGATAACCTTGCACAAGCTTTTCTGATGGCTCCTTTCTTTGTATTGCTTGAG GTTCTTCAGACAGCCTTTCGCTATGAACCATATTCGGGGTTTCACGCAAGCGTCAAGGCAAAGATAGATGCAGAGATCAAGGAATGGAAGGACCACAAACAAAAGAAATCCACCTAG
- the LOC110617389 gene encoding photosynthetic NDH subunit of subcomplex B 4, chloroplastic isoform X2, translating to MVEAIMGFTIAKPHICNSFQSTKLDFNPSSRSLRQCSSSRFFTGWQQPESSSKSKRGSLSKVNAFPDWHLMAVLVDHMDGQRDLVTYKSIWHLSDQAIKNVYVFYIMFTCWGCLFFGSMKDPYYDSDAYRKDGGDGSGHWVYEKQEDIEESARAELWREELIEEIEQKVGGLRELEEAGRK from the exons ATGGTTGAAGCTATCATGGGATTTACCATAGCTAAACCACACATCTGCAACTCCTTCCAATCAACAAAATTGGACTTCAATCCATCTTCAAGATCG CTTAGACAATGTTCAAGCTCCAGATTTTTTACTGGGTGGCAGCAG CCTGAATCTAGCAGCAAGAGCAAAAGAGGATCCTTAAGTAAAGTGAATGCTTTCCCAGATTGGCATCTAATGGCAGTGTTAGTAGATCACATGGATGGCCAAAGAGACCTTGTTACTTACAAATCCATATGGCATCTCAGTGATCAAGCCATAAAGAACGTTT ATGTATTTTACATTATGTTCACTTGTTGGGGATGTCTATTCTTTGGTTCAATGAAA GATCCCTACTACGATTCAGACGCGTATagaaaagatggaggagatggTAGTGGACATTGGGTGTACGAGAAG CAAGAGGACATAGAAGAATCTGCAAGAGCAGAGCTGTGGAGGGAGGAGTTGATTGAGGAAATTGAGCAAAAGGTTGGAGGATTGCGCGAATTGGAAGAAGCTGGCCGAAAATAG
- the LOC110617388 gene encoding pentatricopeptide repeat-containing protein At4g21065: MSFQCLKSNLQTHLFLRLPSSRLCFLSLCCSISSANAFPKPTSLCNEHILMSLLKKCSSMKYLHQIHARIIQSGFQQNLFVIGRVILFCADSERGDMNYAISVFEDIGNPDGFLWNTMIRGFSKTSMPQKAFDFYKRMQGKGLVADNFTFSSLLKVCGLLGSVLLAEQMHCSALKHGLESHVFVRNNLIHMYSMFKDIETSRQLFEEIPYPDLVAWNTIIGCYVYCGKCKEALDTFTRMLQFGIEPDEATLVETLAACSALGALDFGKWIHSCISNTSLGSILKVNNSLVDMYAKCGAVGEAYDAFYRMTKRNTITWNTMILGLATHGRSNEALALFSEMLEQKLLKPDGVTFLGVLCACNHGGMVEEGRRFFDIMSKEYLIQPTIKHYGCMVDILGRAGFVEEAYGLVSNMPMDCNAIVWRTLLAACRLHGNVELGKKVRRHLLQLDPNHSSDYVLLSSIYASAGQWNEVMKVRKSMQKGGVQKPEPGNSFIRMHPSMRRD, encoded by the coding sequence ATGAGTTTTCAATGCCTAAAATCAAATTTACAGACCCATCTTTTTCTGCGACTGCCTTCCTCAAGGTTGTGTTTCCTCTCTTTGTGTTGCTCCATATCATCCGCAAATGCGTTCCCCAAACCCACTTCTTTGTGTAATGAACATATCCTTATGTCCCTTCTCAAGAAATGCTCTTCCATGAAATATTTGCACCAAATCCATGCTCGTATTATCCAATCTGGCTTTCAACAAAACCTCTTTGTCATTGGCAGAGTTATACTGTTTTGTGCTGATTCAGAGCGCGGAGATATGAATTACGCCATTTCAGTTTTTGAAGATATTGGAAACCCAGATGGGTTTCTTTGGAATACAATGATTAGGGGTTTTAGCAAGACTTCTATGCCTCAAAAAGCCTTTGATTTCTATAAGCGAATGCAAGGGAAAGGATTGGTGGCCGACaatttcactttctcttccttGCTCAAGGTTTGTGGCCTGCTGGGCTCTGTTTTGTTGGCCGAACAAATGCATTGTAGTGCTTTAAAGCATGGTCTAGAATCACATGTCTTCGTTAGGAACAATCTAATTCATATGTACAGCATGTTCAAGGACATTGAAACGTCACGCCAGCTGTTTGAAGAAATTCCCTATCCAGATTTAGTCGCATGGAACACAATTATCGGTTGCTATGTCTATTGCGGCAAGTGCAAAGAAGCACTTGATACGTTCACTCGGATGTTGCAATTTGGCATAGAGCCTGATGAAGCCACATTAGTTGAGACCCTTGCAGCATGTTCTGCACTGGGAGCATTAGATTTTGGGAAATGGATTCATTCTTGTATCAGTAATACTAGTCTTGGTAGCATTTTGAAGGTCAATAATTCTCTGGTTGATATGTATGCTAAGTGTGGAGCTGTTGGAGAAGCCTATGACGCATTCTATAGGATGACAAAGAGGAATACAATAACATGGAACACAATGATTTTGGGGCTAGCAACTCATGGCCGCTCAAATGAGGCATTGGCGCTATTTTCCGAAATGTTAGAACAAAAGCTTTTGAAACCAGATGGTGTAACTTTCCTGGGAGTTCTGTGTGCTTGCAACCATGGCGGGATGgtggaagaaggaagaagattcTTTGATATTATGAGCAAAGAATATCTTATACAACCAACAATAAAGCATTATGGGTGCATGGTCGATATTCTGGGTCGTGCTGGGTTTGTAGAAGAGGCCTATGGTTTGGTTAGTAACATGCCAATGGATTGTAATGCCATCGTATGGAGGACGCTGTTGGCCGCTTGCAGGTTGCATGGAAATGTTGAACTTGGGAAGAAGGTGCGGAGGCATCTTTTGCAATTAGATCCAAATCACAGCAGCGATTATGTTCTTCTTTCAAGCATTTATGCGAGTGCAGGGCAGTGGAATGAAGTAATGAAAGTGAGGAAATCAATGCAAAAGGGGGGCGTTCAGAAACCTGAGCCTGGCAATAGCTTCATTCGTATGCATCCTAGCATGAGGAGAGATTAA
- the LOC110617914 gene encoding expansin-A1-like, translating to MAVVDHMDGQRDLVTYKSMWHLSDQDPYYHSDAYRKDGGDGSGHWLCTFLYTRVVDLFSYAGAACGYGNLYSQGYGKDNAALSTALFNNGLSCGACFEIKWRDPQWCLPGSVVVTATNFCPQTSLTMLEAGAILLCIILISLSLSSSELLSLEQGLCPVSYRRVPCEKKGGIRFSINGHSYFNLILITNVGGAGDIHAVSVKGSKTGWQPMSRNWGQNWQSNTYLNGQSLSFMVTISDGRTVICNDIVPAGWSFGQTFITDQQFD from the exons ATGGCAGTGGTAGATCATATGGATGGCCAAAGAGACCTTGTTACTTACAAATCCATGTGGCATCTCAGTGATCAA GATCCCTATTACCATTCGGACGCATATagaaaagatggaggagatggTAGTGGACATTGG TTGTGCACCTTTCTTTATACACGAGTTGTTGACCTTTTCTCTTATGCAGGTGCGGCCTGTGGGTATGGAAACCTATACAGCCAAGGTTACGGGAAAGACAATGCAGCTTTGAGCACAGCATTGTTCAACAATGGCTTGAGCTGTGGAGCCTGTTTTGAAATAAAATGGAGGGACCCGCAGTGGTGCCTACCAGGCTCAGTTGTGGTTACAGCTACCAATTTCTGCCCACAGACCTCACTAACCATGCTGGAGGCTGGTGCAATCCTCCTCTGCATCATTTTGATCTCGCTCAGCCTGTCTTCTAGCGAATTGCTAAGTTTAGAGCAGGGATTGTGCCCGGTGTCTTATAGAAG GGTACCATGCGAGAAGAAAGGAGGAATAAGATTCTCAATCAATGGGCACTCATACTTCAACTTAATACTGATAACCAACGTTGGAGGTGCTGGCGATATTCATGCAGTTTCAGTAAAAGGGTCAAAAACTGGATGGCAACCCATGTCAAGAAACTGGGGTCAAAACTGGCAAAGCAACACATACCTCAACGGACAAAGCCTCTCGTTTATGGTGACAATTAGTGATGGACGCACTGTGATCTGTAATGATATAGTACCTGCTGGGTGGTCCTTCGGCCAGACCTTCATTACCGACCAACAGTTTGATTAA